Proteins encoded in a region of the Halothiobacillus diazotrophicus genome:
- a CDS encoding type II secretion system F family protein yields the protein MNTTTFVLLIGLLISSSVGLLFWAVTGFLRDVPESDRQFHDPLPLGLRLIWPLVNAVTFVIAPRLSPDKLEKAHHDLQTAGQDFVLTPEQLYGLRVVAMVLVIGFLWLILTMLHKQTLPLYGGALLFGGLLGWLYPSLWLTERRNQRRRLIIKDLPIYLDFITMAVEAGLNMTGGIEQATLKGPKGPLSQEFTRLLRDMRSGLSRAEALQRLADRVDMPQISTFTGTLIQADRVGASLGSSLRAQAEQRREERFLRAEKLALEAPVKMMLPLVMFFFPLIFLFLAYFIYLRMQQEGIL from the coding sequence ATGAATACCACCACCTTCGTCCTACTTATCGGCCTACTCATCAGCAGCTCCGTCGGACTGCTGTTCTGGGCCGTCACCGGTTTCCTTCGGGACGTCCCGGAATCCGATCGCCAGTTTCATGATCCGCTGCCCCTTGGCCTGCGCCTCATCTGGCCCCTGGTCAATGCCGTCACCTTCGTGATCGCGCCCAGACTCTCGCCGGACAAGCTCGAGAAGGCCCACCACGACCTGCAAACCGCCGGACAGGACTTCGTCCTCACGCCGGAACAGCTCTACGGATTACGCGTCGTGGCCATGGTACTGGTCATCGGTTTTCTCTGGCTGATCCTCACCATGCTCCACAAACAGACGCTCCCCCTCTATGGCGGCGCGCTCCTGTTTGGCGGCCTGCTGGGTTGGCTCTATCCCAGCCTGTGGCTCACGGAGCGGCGCAATCAGCGTCGCCGTCTGATCATCAAGGATCTGCCGATCTATCTCGACTTCATCACCATGGCCGTTGAGGCCGGCCTCAACATGACCGGCGGCATCGAACAGGCCACCCTCAAGGGCCCCAAGGGCCCGCTGTCCCAGGAATTCACGCGCCTGCTGCGTGACATGCGCTCGGGACTCTCCCGCGCCGAAGCCTTGCAACGCCTGGCCGATCGAGTCGACATGCCGCAGATCTCCACCTTCACCGGCACGCTGATCCAGGCAGACCGGGTGGGCGCCAGTCTCGGCAGCAGCCTGCGTGCCCAGGCCGAACAGCGCCGGGAAGAACGCTTCCTGCGCGCGGAAAAACTCGCGCTCGAGGCCCCGGTCAAGATGATGCTGCCGCTCGTCATGTTCTTCTTTCCACTGATTTTTCTGTTTCTGGCGTACTTCATCTATCTGCGGATGCAGCAGGAGGGCATTCTATGA
- a CDS encoding DUF192 domain-containing protein, producing the protein MNPGSIYRHGQPIVPLAWQADRPWSRLRGLLGRPPLANDAQQALWLVPCGSIHTFGMRYSLDIVFLNRDGHVLDWHEHVKPWRMRQCHGAHQTVELAPGSLSRLTPQCGEHWQWRCK; encoded by the coding sequence ATGAATCCCGGCAGTATTTACCGTCACGGTCAACCCATCGTTCCCCTGGCCTGGCAAGCCGACCGTCCCTGGAGCCGTTTGCGGGGCCTGCTCGGGCGACCGCCCCTGGCCAACGATGCACAACAGGCCCTCTGGCTCGTACCCTGCGGCAGCATTCATACCTTCGGCATGCGTTATTCGCTGGATATCGTTTTCCTCAATCGCGACGGACATGTGCTCGACTGGCACGAACACGTCAAGCCTTGGCGAATGCGGCAATGCCACGGCGCCCATCAGACCGTCGAGCTTGCCCCCGGCAGCCTGTCTCGATTGACCCCGCAATGTGGAGAGCACTGGCAATGGCGCTGCAAATGA
- a CDS encoding BTAD domain-containing putative transcriptional regulator translates to MALQMTFRGMALGLVILGAGLTGCATQPHSENLPDVMALQQHARLAYAEGNLPQAQADYRQLTHLLPEDEDTWFHLGNAYARGNQPALAVEAYRHVLGHDAAYAKAWHNLGIVLMQQAEAAFAESARHAHGDPTLQKASLVMAQRIARLTQPEPNAAPNSVPEAATPPPSPAVPEN, encoded by the coding sequence ATGGCGCTGCAAATGACTTTCCGCGGCATGGCCCTGGGCCTCGTCATCCTCGGAGCGGGCCTGACCGGTTGCGCGACACAGCCGCACTCGGAAAATCTCCCCGACGTCATGGCCTTGCAGCAACATGCCCGTCTCGCCTACGCCGAAGGTAATCTGCCCCAGGCCCAGGCGGACTATCGACAGCTGACACACCTGCTGCCGGAAGACGAAGACACCTGGTTTCATCTGGGCAACGCCTACGCACGCGGCAATCAGCCAGCCCTGGCCGTCGAAGCCTATCGACACGTGCTGGGTCACGATGCGGCCTATGCCAAGGCATGGCACAACCTCGGCATCGTGCTGATGCAACAGGCCGAAGCGGCGTTCGCAGAAAGCGCCCGTCACGCCCATGGCGACCCGACGCTCCAGAAAGCAAGTCTGGTGATGGCCCAACGAATCGCCCGATTGACACAACCCGAACCGAACGCGGCGCCGAACAGCGTACCTGAAGCCGCCACACCACCCCCGTCGCCGGCCGTACCGGAGAATTGA
- a CDS encoding TadE/TadG family type IV pilus assembly protein yields MIRHPTNRSQRGQGLVEAVIVIPVFGVLLLGIFQGVLLYRAKATLDYAALMAARSGATHFAQPGPMLDGLARGLMPLYSHQTGGTTLIAAYAKAKADLQLAQAASIHIASPTRAAFNDFQQPEFDGVKAIPNDSLPFRGSHIGPQSHLTVQDANLLKIRVTYQYPLIVPIIDRLIGHLDLARTAAAGHKVYSLGIQAQATVYMQTPIRDPKLLPTGTGTGGNGNAGGGNNKPGAPQGSGNTAPPPAPPPSGSGGSTPPTGCTPSAGICCIT; encoded by the coding sequence ATGATCCGTCACCCCACCAACCGTAGCCAGCGCGGCCAGGGATTGGTCGAAGCGGTGATCGTCATTCCCGTTTTCGGCGTGCTCCTGCTCGGCATCTTTCAAGGCGTGCTGCTCTACCGAGCCAAGGCCACGCTGGACTACGCCGCCCTCATGGCCGCCCGCAGCGGCGCCACGCATTTCGCCCAACCCGGCCCGATGCTCGACGGCCTCGCCCGGGGCCTCATGCCCCTCTACAGCCACCAGACAGGCGGCACCACATTGATCGCCGCCTACGCCAAAGCCAAGGCCGACCTGCAACTGGCCCAGGCAGCAAGCATCCACATCGCCAGCCCCACCCGGGCGGCCTTCAACGACTTCCAGCAACCCGAATTCGACGGCGTGAAGGCCATCCCCAACGACAGCCTGCCCTTCCGCGGCAGCCACATCGGCCCGCAGAGCCACCTCACCGTACAGGACGCCAACCTGCTCAAGATCCGCGTCACCTATCAGTACCCCCTGATCGTGCCGATCATCGACCGGCTCATCGGCCACCTCGATCTGGCCCGAACCGCAGCCGCAGGACACAAGGTGTACAGCCTCGGTATCCAGGCCCAGGCCACCGTCTATATGCAAACGCCAATTCGCGATCCCAAGCTGCTGCCGACGGGCACTGGCACTGGCGGAAATGGAAATGCCGGAGGCGGAAATAACAAACCGGGAGCCCCTCAAGGGAGTGGGAATACCGCACCACCACCAGCTCCACCACCCAGCGGATCTGGCGGCTCGACGCCCCCAACTGGCTGCACCCCAAGCGCAGGCATCTGTTGCATTACTTGA